A portion of the Sandaracinobacteroides saxicola genome contains these proteins:
- the crcB gene encoding fluoride efflux transporter CrcB codes for MNSYLLVALGGAIGAVGRFALGQAFAGRWPGWPWGTLTVNVAGGFAMGLLAAWLLRGGSEDARLLLGVGVLGGFTTFSAFSLEMFAMIERGALGAALGYALLSVAGALAALALGHALVKAI; via the coding sequence ATGAACAGCTATCTGCTTGTCGCCCTGGGGGGTGCCATCGGCGCGGTCGGGCGCTTTGCCCTGGGGCAGGCGTTCGCGGGTCGCTGGCCGGGTTGGCCCTGGGGCACGCTCACCGTGAACGTCGCCGGGGGGTTTGCGATGGGCTTGCTGGCGGCGTGGCTGCTGCGCGGCGGCAGCGAGGATGCGCGGCTGCTGCTGGGTGTGGGCGTGCTGGGCGGGTTCACCACGTTCAGCGCCTTCAGCCTGGAGATGTTCGCCATGATCGAACGCGGCGCACTCGGCGCGGCGCTGGGCTATGCGCTGCTGAGCGTGGCGGGCGCGCTGGCAGCGCTGGCGCTGGGCCATGCGCTGGTGAAGGCCATCTGA
- a CDS encoding GNAT family N-acetyltransferase, producing the protein MTPAIRQLGRGDAGALRALNVMFGAAFEVAEDYARSAPGEAWLERLLARDSFVALVAEAEGTVVGGLVAYELLKAEAETSEFYIYDLAVAADWRRRGVARALLRAMGEIAAARGASAVFVQADPVDVPAVTLYEGFGPREEVFHFDVWRREA; encoded by the coding sequence ATGACGCCCGCCATCCGGCAGCTGGGGCGCGGGGATGCGGGCGCGTTGCGGGCATTGAATGTCATGTTCGGGGCGGCGTTCGAGGTGGCGGAGGACTATGCCCGGTCGGCCCCGGGCGAGGCGTGGCTGGAGCGGTTGCTGGCCAGGGACAGCTTCGTGGCGCTGGTGGCGGAGGCGGAGGGCACGGTGGTGGGCGGGCTGGTCGCCTATGAGCTGTTGAAGGCGGAGGCGGAAACGAGCGAGTTTTACATCTATGACCTGGCGGTGGCGGCGGACTGGCGGCGGCGGGGGGTGGCGCGGGCGTTGCTGCGGGCGATGGGGGAGATCGCGGCGGCGCGAGGGGCGAGCGCGGTGTTCGTGCAGGCCGACCCCGTCGATGTGCCGGCAGTGACGCTGTATGAAGGCTTCGGGCCGCGGGAAGAGGTGTTTCATTTCGACGTGTGGCGCCGCGAGGCGTGA
- a CDS encoding RluA family pseudouridine synthase: MREFVVKADDDGIRLDRWFKRHLPEVSFNQVSRWARTGQLRIDGGRADPGDRILAGQTLRLPPAEAPSVMGSRPVVKERKPLSADQIDYMESMVIHRCADAIVLNKPPGLATQGGSGTTVHVDGLLDAFADEGGARPKLVHRLDKDTSGVLLLARSARAAAFFAKQFAERETRKIYWALVMGVPDLKDAFIDLKIGKQPGSGGEKMHVDESGGQSAKSRFRRIDRAADRCALLEMQPFTGRTHQLRVHAAAIGHPIVGDGKYGGKEAFLTGGISRKLHLHARRLIIGLPDGDTLDIRAGLPEHFAESMKMLGFEPEDLPLETLKFSATKEGKKLLEGRDAKARRKERKGERRGRGSAR, from the coding sequence ATGCGCGAGTTTGTGGTGAAGGCCGATGACGACGGCATCCGGCTGGACCGCTGGTTCAAGCGCCACCTGCCGGAGGTGAGTTTCAACCAGGTGAGCCGATGGGCCCGCACGGGGCAGTTGCGCATCGATGGCGGCCGCGCCGATCCGGGGGACCGGATATTGGCGGGGCAGACCTTGCGGCTGCCGCCGGCGGAGGCGCCCAGCGTGATGGGCAGCCGGCCCGTCGTCAAGGAACGCAAGCCGCTGAGCGCCGACCAGATCGACTATATGGAATCGATGGTGATCCATCGTTGCGCCGATGCCATCGTGCTGAACAAGCCGCCGGGACTGGCGACGCAGGGGGGTTCGGGGACGACGGTGCATGTCGACGGGCTGCTGGATGCCTTTGCAGACGAAGGTGGCGCGCGGCCGAAGCTGGTGCATCGGCTGGACAAGGATACATCCGGCGTGCTGCTGCTGGCGCGCAGCGCGAGAGCCGCGGCGTTCTTTGCCAAACAGTTCGCCGAGCGCGAGACGCGGAAAATCTATTGGGCGCTGGTGATGGGCGTGCCCGACCTGAAGGATGCGTTCATCGACCTGAAGATCGGCAAGCAGCCGGGCAGCGGCGGCGAGAAGATGCATGTGGACGAGAGCGGCGGACAGAGCGCCAAGAGCCGGTTCCGCCGGATCGACCGCGCCGCCGATCGCTGCGCGCTGCTGGAGATGCAGCCCTTCACCGGGCGGACGCACCAGCTGCGGGTGCATGCGGCGGCGATCGGCCATCCCATTGTGGGCGATGGCAAATATGGCGGCAAGGAAGCCTTCCTGACCGGCGGCATCAGCCGCAAGCTGCACCTGCACGCGCGACGGCTGATCATCGGCCTGCCCGATGGCGACACGCTGGACATCCGCGCCGGGCTGCCGGAACATTTCGCCGAAAGCATGAAGATGCTGGGGTTCGAGCCGGAGGACCTGCCGCTGGAGACGCTGAAGTTCAGCGCGACCAAAGAGGGCAAGAAGCTGCTGGAAGGGCGGGACGCCAAGGCGCGGCGGAAGGAGCGCAAGGGCGAGAGGCGTGGCCGAGGAAGTGCGCGCTGA
- a CDS encoding LacI family DNA-binding transcriptional regulator translates to MAKERLTSFDIAYLAGVSQPTVSRALRGSASVSEQTRKRILAIAKQHNYTVDRHASSLRTQRSNTLALLFFEDPTDDDTMINPFFLAMLGSITRAAADRGHDLLISFQSQDSDWHAAYRDSRRADGIILLGYGDYTEYAPKLARLEAQDTPFVLWGLPPGHEAVGTAIGSDNVQGGHVATRHLLERGRRRIAFLGSVSAGCPEFQARFDGHAAALAEHDLGIEPALMADARSIEEDGRVAMRAILSRGVAFDAVFAVSDLIALGAIHTLQEAGLRVPEDVAVVGFDDIPSAALGSPPLTTVAQDVRTAGTALVEALLARIAGQKVESRLLPTRLVVRKSSG, encoded by the coding sequence GTGGCCAAGGAGCGGCTGACGTCGTTCGATATCGCCTATCTGGCGGGGGTGTCGCAGCCGACCGTCAGCCGCGCGCTGCGCGGCTCCGCCAGCGTCAGCGAGCAGACGAGGAAGCGCATCCTGGCGATCGCCAAGCAGCATAACTACACAGTGGACCGGCATGCGTCGTCGCTGCGCACGCAGCGCTCCAACACGCTGGCGCTGCTGTTCTTCGAGGATCCGACCGACGACGACACGATGATCAACCCCTTTTTCCTGGCGATGCTGGGGTCGATCACGCGGGCAGCGGCGGACCGGGGGCATGACCTCCTGATCTCCTTCCAGAGCCAGGACAGCGACTGGCACGCCGCCTATCGCGACAGCCGGCGGGCGGATGGCATCATCCTGTTGGGCTATGGCGACTATACCGAATATGCACCGAAGCTGGCGCGGCTGGAGGCGCAGGACACGCCGTTCGTGCTGTGGGGCCTGCCGCCGGGGCATGAGGCGGTGGGGACGGCGATCGGCAGCGACAATGTGCAGGGTGGCCATGTCGCGACGCGGCACCTGCTGGAGCGGGGGCGGCGGCGGATCGCCTTCCTGGGCAGCGTGAGTGCCGGCTGCCCGGAGTTCCAGGCGCGCTTCGATGGCCATGCCGCGGCGCTGGCGGAGCATGACCTGGGGATCGAGCCGGCGCTGATGGCCGATGCGCGCTCCATCGAGGAGGATGGCCGGGTGGCGATGCGCGCCATCCTGTCGCGTGGGGTGGCGTTCGACGCCGTGTTCGCGGTGAGTGACCTGATCGCGCTGGGGGCGATCCATACCCTGCAGGAGGCGGGGTTGCGCGTGCCCGAGGATGTGGCGGTGGTGGGGTTCGACGATATCCCCTCCGCCGCGCTGGGCAGCCCGCCGCTGACCACGGTGGCACAGGACGTGCGCACGGCAGGGACGGCGCTGGTGGAGGCGCTGCTGGCGCGGATCGCGGGGCAGAAGGTGGAAAGCCGGCTGTTGCCGACGCGGCTGGTCGTTCGGAAATCCAGCGGCTGA
- a CDS encoding tryptophan halogenase family protein, which translates to MNDAPIRQIVIAGGGTAGWMAAAAFATLLPPAYRISLVESEEIGTVGVGEATIPMIRLFNQALKLDEADFMAATQGSYKLGIVFDGWRVPGERYIHAFGPVGRDLGLIPFHHYWLRAKATAGDLWDYSLNAAAAYAGRMSLDTPPANAALPGISSAFHFDAGLYAAMLRRHAEARGVTRHEGRIARLEQHSESGYATALHLQNGMRIPGDLFIDCTGFRALLIGETLGIGYQDWRHWLPCDRALAVPCEGVAAITPYTRATARDAGWQWRIPLQHRTGNGHVYCSDHLSDDEAAATLLANLDGKALADPKPLRFTTGMRNHQWSHNVISLGLSSGFMEPLESTSIHLIQSGISRLLAFLPNQAIAPAARTEFNRQSAFEFERIRDFLILHYHANERPGPFWAACRAMRIPDSLAAKIERFRATGGISREADELFTEVGWLQVLLGQGIMPTDHHPMADALNDAELADYLATLKRLIAQRVAAYPAHNALLATLRRAA; encoded by the coding sequence ATGAACGACGCGCCGATCCGCCAGATCGTCATTGCCGGCGGCGGCACCGCCGGCTGGATGGCCGCCGCCGCCTTCGCCACCCTGTTGCCCCCAGCTTATCGCATTTCACTGGTGGAATCAGAGGAGATCGGCACCGTCGGCGTCGGGGAGGCCACCATCCCGATGATCCGCCTGTTCAACCAGGCGCTGAAACTCGACGAAGCGGACTTCATGGCGGCCACGCAAGGCAGCTACAAGCTCGGCATCGTCTTCGACGGCTGGCGCGTGCCGGGCGAGCGCTACATCCACGCCTTCGGCCCGGTCGGCCGCGACCTCGGCCTCATTCCGTTCCATCATTACTGGCTGCGCGCCAAGGCGACCGCCGGCGACCTGTGGGACTACAGCCTGAACGCCGCCGCCGCCTATGCCGGCCGCATGTCGCTCGACACGCCGCCCGCCAATGCGGCGCTGCCGGGGATCTCGTCGGCCTTCCACTTCGACGCCGGCCTCTACGCCGCCATGCTCCGCCGGCATGCCGAAGCCCGCGGCGTCACCCGCCACGAGGGCCGCATCGCCCGCCTCGAACAGCATTCAGAAAGCGGATATGCAACGGCGTTGCACCTGCAAAACGGCATGCGCATCCCCGGCGACCTGTTCATCGACTGCACCGGCTTCCGCGCCCTCCTGATCGGCGAAACGCTCGGCATCGGCTATCAGGACTGGCGCCACTGGCTCCCCTGCGACCGCGCGCTCGCCGTGCCGTGCGAAGGCGTCGCCGCCATCACGCCCTACACCCGCGCCACCGCGCGCGACGCCGGCTGGCAATGGCGCATCCCGCTGCAACACCGCACCGGCAACGGCCATGTCTATTGCAGCGACCATCTCTCCGACGACGAAGCCGCCGCCACCCTGCTCGCCAACCTCGATGGCAAGGCGCTCGCCGATCCCAAACCACTGCGTTTCACCACTGGAATGCGAAATCACCAGTGGAGCCACAATGTCATCAGCCTCGGCCTTTCCAGCGGCTTCATGGAACCGCTGGAATCGACCAGCATCCACCTGATCCAGTCCGGCATCTCCCGCCTCCTCGCCTTCCTCCCCAACCAGGCCATCGCGCCTGCCGCCCGCACCGAGTTCAACCGCCAGAGCGCGTTCGAGTTCGAACGCATCCGCGATTTCCTCATCCTCCACTATCATGCCAACGAACGCCCCGGCCCCTTCTGGGCCGCCTGCCGCGCGATGCGCATTCCCGATAGCCTGGCCGCGAAGATCGAGCGCTTCCGCGCCACCGGCGGCATCAGCCGGGAGGCGGACGAGCTGTTCACCGAAGTCGGCTGGCTCCAGGTGCTGCTGGGCCAGGGCATCATGCCCACCGACCATCACCCGATGGCCGACGCGCTCAACGATGCCGAACTTGCGGACTATCTGGCCACGCTCAAACGCCTGATCGCCCAGCGTGTCGCCGCCTACCCGGCGCACAACGCGCTGCTGGCCACCCTTCGCCGCGCCGCATGA
- a CDS encoding TonB-dependent receptor: MPNTRTHLLVTAASLPALAAVLLLAAPALAQTPPAAAAAPADPEDIVVTGFRASLLASLKTKQIADQVVESISQEDIGKLPDNSIAEALGRLPGLTTQRQDGRSTVISIRGLGPDFSTTLLNGREQVSIGNNRGVEFDQYPSEVLNGVDVFKTPKAELVAAGLAGTVNMKTIRPLSYGKSVVALNLRGEVNDNGKLNVNSTNKGWRGSATYVDQFADNTVGLSIGLAYQQSPTQTEYFNSWGYPDGGPGGARVIGGSKSYVASDNLKRFGVVGTLEFEPSDSYNTVLDVYYSHFDVKQNLRGVEIPLFWGGHPLAPNPTVTNGFVTAGTFNNVTAVERNDFNSREADLFAVGWSNKWTLDKWNFTTDVSYSHIKRNDIVLETYSGTGRNFTGQSGSIGFVQNERGAVFNSSINYGDRNLIKLTSPRGWGDNVVPGGQDGYFNKPNTRDDLAAFKATAGYELDGAFKSIEAGVNYTLRRKTFAPQEFFLGLKANAADPLKQTSVALPDSYFLGITQLKFLGNINVVSYDPYKLVTESGLYNQIANPNGDVAIKGWRVAEDVLTGYVQGNIDTDLGETRLTGNVGAQVVYTNQSSQGQVVSTGGAGGVRTTIDRGAKYTYVLPSLNLSFRMPGNNVVRLGLSRSMARARTDQMAAPISFGYNPSLAGSTNINQSPWSGEGGNPTLRPWIADSIDLSYENYFGKEGIFALQGFYKKLRTYIYRENLPYDFTGFPVPSGPNPVLRQGFVSIWSNGDGGNLYGVEATLTVPFGLFSDALDGFGFSANGSITETSITPNGPGTTQPIPGYSKWVTHSTLYYEKAGFSIRGTLNTRSSFLAEVRGFGAGRELRFAAGESTVDAQIGYEFQEGRLQGASVVLQGYNLTNERFKTFNFGGDERQVIDYYKFGRRFLVGIGYKF, encoded by the coding sequence ATGCCGAATACCCGCACCCACCTGCTGGTCACCGCCGCCAGCCTGCCGGCGCTTGCCGCCGTCCTGCTGCTCGCCGCGCCGGCCCTGGCGCAGACGCCGCCCGCGGCCGCCGCTGCCCCCGCCGATCCCGAGGACATCGTCGTCACCGGCTTCCGCGCCTCGCTGCTCGCCAGCCTGAAGACCAAGCAGATCGCCGACCAGGTGGTGGAATCGATCAGCCAGGAAGACATCGGCAAGCTCCCCGACAACTCGATCGCCGAGGCGCTCGGCCGCCTCCCCGGCCTCACCACGCAGCGGCAGGACGGCCGCTCCACCGTCATCAGCATCCGCGGCCTCGGCCCCGACTTTTCGACGACGTTGCTCAACGGCCGCGAACAGGTCTCGATCGGCAACAACCGCGGGGTCGAGTTCGACCAATATCCGTCGGAAGTGCTGAACGGGGTTGATGTCTTCAAGACCCCCAAGGCCGAACTGGTCGCCGCCGGTCTCGCCGGCACCGTCAACATGAAGACCATCCGGCCCTTGAGCTATGGCAAGAGCGTGGTCGCGCTCAACCTGCGCGGCGAGGTCAACGACAATGGCAAGCTGAACGTCAACTCGACCAACAAGGGCTGGCGCGGGTCGGCGACCTACGTGGACCAGTTTGCCGACAATACCGTCGGCCTGTCGATCGGCCTTGCCTACCAGCAGTCGCCGACGCAGACCGAATATTTCAACAGCTGGGGCTATCCCGATGGCGGCCCCGGCGGCGCGCGCGTGATCGGCGGCTCCAAATCCTATGTCGCGTCGGACAATCTGAAACGGTTCGGCGTGGTCGGCACGTTGGAGTTCGAGCCCAGCGACAGCTACAACACGGTGCTCGACGTCTATTATTCGCATTTCGACGTGAAGCAGAACCTGCGCGGCGTGGAAATCCCGCTGTTCTGGGGCGGTCACCCACTTGCGCCCAACCCCACGGTCACCAACGGCTTCGTTACCGCCGGTACCTTCAACAATGTGACCGCGGTGGAACGCAACGATTTCAACAGCCGCGAAGCCGACCTGTTCGCCGTCGGCTGGTCGAACAAATGGACGCTGGACAAGTGGAATTTCACCACCGATGTCAGCTACAGCCACATCAAGCGCAACGACATCGTGCTGGAAACCTATTCCGGAACGGGGCGCAACTTCACCGGGCAGAGCGGCAGCATCGGCTTCGTCCAGAACGAGCGCGGTGCGGTGTTCAATTCGTCGATCAACTATGGCGACCGCAACCTCATCAAGCTGACCAGCCCGCGCGGCTGGGGCGACAATGTCGTGCCGGGCGGCCAGGACGGCTATTTCAACAAGCCGAACACCCGCGACGACCTCGCCGCCTTCAAGGCCACCGCCGGCTATGAGCTGGACGGCGCCTTCAAGAGCATCGAGGCCGGCGTCAACTATACGCTGCGCCGCAAGACCTTCGCGCCGCAGGAGTTCTTCCTGGGTCTGAAGGCGAACGCCGCCGATCCCCTGAAACAGACCAGCGTGGCGCTGCCGGATTCCTATTTCCTCGGCATCACCCAGCTGAAGTTCCTCGGCAACATCAATGTCGTCAGCTATGATCCCTACAAGCTGGTCACTGAAAGCGGCCTCTACAACCAGATCGCCAACCCCAACGGCGATGTCGCCATCAAGGGCTGGCGCGTGGCGGAAGATGTGCTGACCGGCTATGTGCAGGGCAATATCGACACCGACCTGGGCGAGACCCGCCTGACCGGCAACGTCGGCGCGCAGGTCGTTTACACCAACCAGAGCTCGCAGGGGCAGGTTGTCTCGACCGGGGGCGCCGGCGGCGTCCGCACCACCATCGACCGCGGCGCCAAATACACCTATGTGCTGCCCAGCCTGAACCTGTCGTTCCGCATGCCGGGCAACAATGTCGTCCGCCTCGGCCTGTCGCGCTCGATGGCCCGCGCCCGCACCGACCAGATGGCGGCGCCGATCTCCTTTGGCTACAATCCGTCGCTCGCCGGCAGCACCAACATCAACCAGTCCCCATGGAGCGGCGAAGGCGGCAACCCGACGCTGCGCCCCTGGATCGCGGATTCGATCGACCTCTCCTATGAAAACTATTTCGGCAAGGAAGGCATCTTCGCGCTGCAGGGCTTCTACAAGAAGCTGCGCACCTACATCTACCGCGAAAACCTGCCCTATGATTTCACCGGCTTCCCGGTGCCGTCCGGCCCCAACCCGGTGCTGCGCCAGGGCTTCGTCTCGATCTGGTCGAACGGCGACGGTGGTAACCTCTACGGCGTCGAAGCTACGCTGACCGTGCCCTTCGGCCTGTTCTCGGACGCGCTCGACGGCTTCGGCTTCTCGGCGAACGGCTCGATCACCGAAACCAGCATCACGCCCAACGGCCCCGGCACCACCCAGCCCATCCCGGGCTATTCGAAATGGGTGACGCACTCGACGCTCTATTACGAAAAGGCCGGCTTCTCGATCCGCGGCACGCTCAATACCCGCTCTTCCTTCCTGGCCGAGGTGCGCGGCTTCGGCGCCGGGCGCGAGCTGCGCTTTGCCGCAGGCGAGTCCACCGTGGATGCCCAGATCGGCTACGAGTTCCAGGAGGGCAGGCTGCAGGGCGCCTCGGTTGTCCTCCAAGGCTACAACCTCACCAACGAACGCTTCAAGACCTTCAATTTCGGCGGCGATGAGCGCCAGGTCATCGACTATTACAAGTTCGGCCGCCGCTTCCTGGTGGGGATCGGCTACAAATTCTGA
- a CDS encoding FMN-binding negative transcriptional regulator, which yields MHPARAFAWEDEAALRRFAHETAFARLFLTTPEGPRVAHAPVLVQGDGALRFHLANANALVKHLDGAKLLALWEGPNGYLSANWYADIRGAVPSWNYVAVECEGTVRRLDLAALVALLDQAAAVLEPRVGEDWTRAKMEPARFEAMTRAITAFELVPVRWRGTCKASQNKPAAEAARLIAAMARTAPAMTDVMQGARA from the coding sequence ATGCATCCGGCGCGGGCGTTTGCTTGGGAGGATGAAGCGGCGCTTCGCCGTTTTGCCCATGAAACGGCGTTTGCCCGCCTGTTCCTGACCACGCCCGAAGGCCCCCGCGTGGCGCATGCGCCGGTGTTGGTGCAGGGCGATGGTGCGCTGCGGTTTCACCTGGCAAACGCCAATGCACTGGTGAAACATCTGGATGGGGCAAAGCTGCTGGCGCTGTGGGAGGGGCCGAACGGTTATCTGAGTGCCAACTGGTATGCCGATATTCGCGGGGCGGTGCCGAGCTGGAATTATGTGGCGGTGGAGTGCGAGGGAACCGTGCGCCGGCTGGACCTTGCGGCGCTGGTGGCCTTGCTGGACCAGGCGGCCGCCGTGCTGGAGCCGCGCGTGGGGGAGGACTGGACGCGGGCGAAGATGGAGCCGGCGCGGTTCGAGGCGATGACGCGGGCGATCACGGCGTTCGAGCTGGTGCCGGTGCGCTGGCGCGGCACATGCAAGGCCAGCCAGAACAAGCCGGCGGCGGAGGCGGCGCGGCTGATCGCGGCGATGGCGCGGACGGCGCCGGCGATGACGGACGTGATGCAGGGGGCGCGGGCATGA
- a CDS encoding MmcQ/YjbR family DNA-binding protein gives MTWDDIVAIALALPGAVLDRHYGLPAVKVGGRAFLGRGREADSFVLHLDIDTIDMLMATEPESYWQTPHYVGWAAVLARFDSGDPERLAAMIAAAHARAVAMGPPKGGRK, from the coding sequence ATGACCTGGGATGATATCGTCGCCATCGCGCTGGCGCTGCCGGGGGCGGTGCTGGATCGGCATTATGGGTTACCGGCGGTGAAGGTGGGGGGGCGGGCGTTTCTGGGGCGGGGGCGGGAGGCGGACTCCTTTGTGCTGCATCTGGACATCGACACCATCGACATGCTGATGGCGACCGAGCCGGAGAGTTATTGGCAGACGCCGCACTATGTCGGCTGGGCGGCGGTGCTGGCGCGGTTCGACAGCGGCGATCCCGAGCGGCTGGCGGCCATGATCGCGGCGGCGCACGCGCGGGCGGTGGCGATGGGGCCGCCGAAGGGAGGGCGCAAATGA
- a CDS encoding replication-associated recombination protein A, which produces MVDLFAAEPSDVPRAVPLAEALRPRTLAEVIGQDHLTGPEGAIGRMVAAGKLASLILWGPPGTGKTTIARLLADAVGLRFVQISAVFSGVAELKRVFAEARALPGQILLFVDEIHRFNRSQQDGFLPYVEDGTIILVGATTENPSFELNAALLSRAQVLVLNRLDGAALSTLIERAEAVTGRVLPVTEEARAALINSADGDGRFLLNQVETLLAAGVTGTLDPPALAALLHRRMPVYDKDREGHYNLISALHKSLRGSDPDAALYWLARMLVAGEEPLYVLRRLVRFASEDIGLADPSALTICLAAKDAYDFLGSPEGELAIAHACLHCATAPKSNAAYVAQKAAWKAAKETGSLMPPANILNAPTKLMKDIGYGKGYAYDHDTAEGYSGADYWPDGMGARQFYAPTDRGHEKRIGERMAWWAELRARARGE; this is translated from the coding sequence ATGGTCGACCTGTTTGCCGCCGAGCCTTCGGATGTGCCGCGCGCAGTGCCGCTGGCCGAGGCGTTGCGGCCGCGCACCCTTGCCGAGGTCATCGGCCAGGATCATCTGACCGGGCCGGAGGGGGCGATCGGCCGGATGGTGGCGGCGGGGAAACTGGCCAGCCTGATCCTGTGGGGGCCGCCGGGAACGGGCAAGACCACGATCGCGCGGCTGCTGGCGGATGCGGTGGGCTTGCGCTTCGTGCAGATTTCCGCGGTGTTCTCGGGCGTTGCCGAGCTGAAGCGGGTGTTCGCCGAGGCGCGGGCGCTGCCGGGGCAGATCCTGCTGTTCGTGGACGAGATCCACCGCTTCAACCGCAGCCAGCAGGACGGCTTCCTGCCCTATGTCGAGGATGGCACCATCATCCTGGTGGGGGCGACGACGGAGAACCCCAGCTTTGAGCTGAACGCGGCGCTGCTGAGCCGGGCGCAGGTGCTGGTGCTGAACCGGCTGGACGGGGCGGCACTGTCCACCCTGATCGAGCGGGCGGAGGCGGTGACGGGCCGTGTGCTGCCGGTGACGGAGGAGGCGCGGGCGGCGCTGATCAACAGTGCGGATGGGGACGGCCGCTTCCTGCTGAACCAGGTGGAGACGCTGCTGGCCGCGGGGGTGACGGGAACGCTCGACCCGCCGGCGCTGGCGGCGCTGCTGCACCGGCGGATGCCGGTCTATGACAAGGACCGGGAGGGGCATTATAACCTGATCAGCGCGCTGCATAAATCCTTGCGCGGGTCTGACCCGGACGCGGCGCTCTATTGGCTGGCGCGGATGCTGGTGGCGGGCGAGGAGCCGCTTTACGTGCTGCGGCGGTTGGTGCGGTTTGCCAGCGAGGACATCGGGCTGGCGGACCCGAGCGCTCTCACCATATGCCTGGCGGCGAAGGACGCCTATGATTTCCTGGGCTCGCCGGAGGGCGAGTTGGCGATTGCCCATGCCTGTTTGCACTGCGCGACGGCGCCGAAATCGAACGCGGCCTATGTGGCGCAGAAGGCGGCGTGGAAGGCAGCGAAGGAGACGGGGAGTTTGATGCCGCCGGCGAACATCCTGAACGCGCCGACGAAGCTGATGAAGGACATCGGTTACGGCAAGGGCTATGCCTATGACCATGACACCGCCGAGGGGTATAGCGGCGCGGATTACTGGCCCGACGGGATGGGCGCGCGGCAATTTTATGCGCCGACGGATCGCGGGCATGAGAAGCGGATCGGCGAGCGGATGGCGTGGTGGGCGGAATTGCGGGCGAGGGCGAGAGGCGAATGA
- a CDS encoding alpha/beta hydrolase has product MIARRGLLAAPLALALAARLSAAETRVEWADPKSPLMPPMRVSIALPPGYAGSDARYPVLYMHDGQNLFDPATAMGNIPWAVDTTAARLAAAGSIPPLIIVGIHSGKDRTRTYLPAGIVGALPRFVMAGLQRRLNGPVQSQAYLRWIAESLKPRVDAAFRTRPERASTGLMGSSMGGLISLAGLMDHPQVFGFAGCLSTHWPLFIEQPPPYAADVQAAWTKLLTDDLDSPRGRRLWFDHGTETLDAGYAPYQAVIDTLLPTLGWVKGRDFESRAYPGAAHTEAAWAARVQDPLRWLLRA; this is encoded by the coding sequence ATGATCGCGCGCCGCGGCCTGCTCGCCGCTCCCTTGGCACTGGCACTGGCCGCTCGTCTCAGCGCCGCCGAAACCCGCGTCGAATGGGCCGATCCCAAATCGCCCCTGATGCCGCCGATGCGCGTTAGCATCGCGCTGCCGCCCGGCTACGCCGGCAGCGATGCCAGATACCCCGTCCTCTACATGCACGATGGCCAGAACCTCTTCGATCCCGCCACCGCGATGGGCAACATTCCCTGGGCGGTCGATACCACCGCCGCGCGGCTGGCCGCCGCGGGCAGTATCCCGCCGCTGATCATCGTCGGCATCCATAGCGGGAAGGACCGCACCCGCACCTATCTCCCCGCCGGTATCGTCGGCGCGCTACCGCGTTTCGTGATGGCCGGGCTGCAACGCCGCCTGAACGGCCCCGTCCAGTCCCAGGCCTATCTGCGCTGGATCGCGGAAAGCCTGAAACCGCGGGTCGACGCCGCCTTCCGCACCCGGCCGGAGCGTGCCAGCACCGGCCTCATGGGCTCCAGCATGGGCGGTCTCATCTCGCTCGCCGGGCTCATGGATCATCCGCAGGTCTTCGGCTTCGCCGGCTGCCTCTCCACCCATTGGCCCCTGTTCATCGAACAGCCCCCGCCCTACGCCGCGGACGTCCAGGCCGCCTGGACCAAGCTGCTGACCGACGATTTGGACAGCCCACGCGGCCGTCGCCTCTGGTTCGACCATGGCACAGAGACGCTGGACGCCGGCTACGCCCCCTATCAGGCCGTCATCGACACGCTGCTGCCCACGCTCGGCTGGGTCAAAGGCCGCGATTTCGAAAGCCGCGCCTATCCCGGCGCCGCCCACACCGAAGCCGCCTGGGCCGCCCGCGTCCAAGACCCGCTGCGCTGGCTGCTTCGCGCATAA